One segment of Paenibacillus sp. FSL R7-0337 DNA contains the following:
- a CDS encoding GNAT family N-acetyltransferase: MPLIIRNAEPNDISSLTELMYEYIVGFYQNPKPPADKISSLIQTLFDQQQGVQLVAEQNGELVGFATLFFTFSTMKADKISVMNDLFVREPFRDTEVESQLFLACQQYSQNHGYANMTWITSTNNKRAQSFFENMNAVKGKDWVHYSLI; encoded by the coding sequence ATGCCATTAATAATTAGAAACGCTGAGCCTAATGATATAAGCAGTCTGACCGAGCTGATGTATGAATACATCGTTGGTTTTTATCAGAACCCCAAACCTCCTGCCGATAAAATCAGCTCTTTAATCCAGACCCTTTTTGACCAGCAGCAGGGGGTGCAGCTCGTGGCAGAGCAGAATGGAGAGTTGGTCGGCTTTGCTACCCTATTCTTTACATTCAGCACTATGAAAGCAGATAAAATCAGTGTTATGAACGACCTCTTCGTAAGAGAACCCTTTAGAGATACCGAAGTGGAATCACAACTCTTCCTGGCATGTCAACAGTACTCACAGAATCATGGATATGCCAACATGACTTGGATTACTTCTACTAATAACAAACGTGCTCAAAGCTTCTTTGAAAACATGAACGCGGTCAAAGGGAAGGATTGGGTTCACTACTCCCTTATCTAA
- a CDS encoding YafY family protein, translated as MSKSKRLLDLMMTVNRKRKFTVRELADEFQVSSRTILRDLQELGELGVPLYSEVGPHGGYQVLSERILPPIAFTEEEAVAIFFASHALRHYKYLPFKEESLSALHKFYNYMSGDVRDRIDEMKHRIDFLTPARQAEFPYLPQLLEAATGQKVLLIDYQSKARRQQRWIQPVGIYASNGLWYCPAYCFLRSGIRIFRCDRIQSAGYDEAGPAALDLRHIHLDNMEEYGSPPPPQTEHRLIKLYVELGSEGVQACEGEVWSPVLLHMREDGTGWLEGEIPGSDLGFFARFVMGLCSEATVQEPPELVAEVKRTLADMLEKYS; from the coding sequence GTGTCGAAATCCAAAAGGCTGCTGGACCTGATGATGACCGTCAACCGCAAGCGCAAATTCACCGTAAGGGAGCTGGCTGACGAATTCCAAGTCTCTTCACGCACAATCCTTAGGGATTTGCAGGAGCTGGGGGAGCTGGGCGTACCGCTCTATTCCGAAGTGGGGCCGCATGGAGGGTATCAGGTACTAAGCGAGAGAATCCTGCCGCCGATTGCGTTCACGGAGGAAGAGGCGGTGGCGATTTTTTTTGCCAGCCATGCCCTGCGCCATTATAAATATCTCCCCTTCAAGGAAGAATCCTTATCCGCCCTGCACAAATTCTATAACTACATGTCTGGCGATGTCCGTGACCGGATTGACGAGATGAAGCACCGGATCGATTTCCTGACCCCGGCGCGGCAGGCGGAATTCCCTTATCTGCCCCAACTGCTGGAAGCGGCCACCGGGCAAAAAGTGCTGCTGATCGATTACCAGTCAAAGGCCCGGCGGCAGCAAAGGTGGATTCAGCCCGTCGGCATCTATGCCAGTAACGGCCTGTGGTATTGTCCGGCGTATTGTTTCCTGCGGAGCGGCATCCGGATCTTCCGCTGTGACCGGATTCAGTCTGCCGGATATGATGAAGCGGGACCGGCCGCGCTTGATCTTCGTCATATCCACTTGGACAATATGGAGGAATACGGCAGTCCGCCGCCGCCGCAGACAGAGCATAGACTTATCAAGCTATACGTGGAGCTGGGCAGTGAGGGGGTTCAGGCCTGCGAAGGGGAGGTATGGTCCCCGGTGCTGCTGCATATGCGTGAAGATGGCACAGGCTGGCTGGAGGGCGAGATTCCGGGAAGTGATCTGGGCTTCTTCGCGCGTTTTGTGATGGGCCTATGCAGCGAGGCTACGGTGCAGGAGCCGCCGGAGCTGGTGGCTGAGGTGAAGCGGACGCTTGCGGATATGCTGGAGAAGTATAGTTGA
- the clpB gene encoding ATP-dependent chaperone ClpB: MDFNKLTQKLQEAVAEAQSLAASGGHQEIDNLHLLKALLHQHEGLLPRLLQKMNVPAAELLQGTEALLQRKPSVSGSGAGTMRRYASPALIAMLEQAEQEAAKMQDEFVAVEHAVLAMASDSSSGNRELRGLFTSRGVTREKLLGVLAEIRGHQRVTSREPEATYEVLEKYGRDLVAEVRAGKIDPVIGRDAEIRRVIRILSRKTKNNPVLIGEPGVGKTAIVEGLAHRIVRRDVPEGLKDKTIFSLDMSALIAGAKYRGEFEERLQAVLKEIRESDGRIILFIDELHTIVGAGKTEGAMDAGNMLKPMLARGELHCIGATTLDEYRKYIEKDPALERRFQQVLVSEPDVEDTISILRGLKERFEVHHGVKIYDSALVAAGVLSNRYITDRFLPDKAIDLVDEACAMIRTEIDSMPGEMDEVTRRLMQMEIEEAALKKETDDASARRLENLQRELADLKEKHLGMTARWEKEKSAIQGIRDLKKRLEQARKDLVDAQEIYDLNKSAELSYGIIPDLERQLKGAEEAAQQDQETRLLREAVTEEEIADIVSRWTGVPVSRLVEGERDKLLRLEDTLHERVVGQDEAVRLVADAVLRARAGIKDPNRPIGSFLFLGPTGVGKTELAKALAVSLFDREDGMIRIDMSEYMEKHSVSRLVGAPPGYVGYEEGGQLTEAVRRQPYTVVLLDEVEKAHPDVFNILLQLLDDGRMTDSQGRMVDFKNTIIIMTSNIGSPHLIQGTDDNGELTEAVKDRVMKELSGHFRPEFLNRVDDIVMFKPLTLGETQRIVVKLVDGLRLRLSERNIGLKLSDKAVRFIAEEGFDSVYGARPLKRFIQRSLETRVARALIAGEAEEGSVMTVDEADGELTVAIAKSESAKTVGSM; this comes from the coding sequence ATGGATTTCAATAAACTTACCCAGAAGCTGCAAGAGGCCGTGGCGGAGGCACAGTCGCTGGCGGCTTCCGGCGGGCATCAGGAGATTGACAATCTTCATCTGCTGAAGGCCTTGCTGCACCAGCATGAGGGCCTGCTGCCCCGGCTGCTGCAGAAGATGAATGTTCCCGCAGCCGAGCTGCTGCAAGGTACGGAGGCGTTGCTCCAGCGCAAACCCAGCGTAAGCGGGAGCGGAGCAGGCACCATGCGGCGGTATGCCTCGCCTGCGCTGATTGCCATGCTGGAGCAGGCGGAGCAGGAAGCGGCCAAGATGCAGGACGAATTCGTTGCGGTGGAGCATGCGGTCCTGGCGATGGCCTCGGATTCAAGCAGCGGGAACCGCGAGCTGCGCGGATTATTCACCAGCCGGGGCGTTACCCGGGAGAAGCTGCTCGGTGTGCTTGCGGAGATCCGCGGACACCAGCGGGTGACCAGCCGGGAGCCGGAGGCAACTTATGAGGTACTGGAGAAGTACGGCCGCGATCTCGTAGCCGAGGTGCGGGCAGGCAAGATCGATCCGGTCATCGGACGCGATGCCGAGATTCGCCGGGTGATCCGCATCCTCTCCCGCAAGACCAAGAATAACCCTGTCCTGATCGGAGAGCCGGGTGTCGGCAAGACAGCAATTGTCGAAGGGCTGGCCCACCGGATTGTCCGCCGGGATGTGCCGGAGGGACTGAAGGACAAGACGATTTTCTCGCTGGATATGAGTGCACTGATTGCCGGTGCGAAATACAGGGGGGAATTCGAGGAGCGGCTGCAGGCGGTGCTGAAGGAGATCCGCGAGAGTGACGGGCGGATTATCCTGTTCATTGACGAGCTGCATACGATTGTTGGTGCAGGCAAGACAGAGGGAGCCATGGATGCGGGTAACATGCTGAAGCCGATGCTGGCCCGGGGCGAGCTGCATTGTATCGGGGCGACCACGCTGGATGAGTACCGCAAATATATCGAGAAGGACCCGGCGCTCGAACGCCGCTTCCAGCAGGTGTTGGTCAGTGAGCCGGATGTCGAGGATACCATTTCGATTCTGCGCGGCTTGAAGGAACGCTTCGAGGTGCATCACGGGGTCAAAATCTATGACAGCGCTCTGGTCGCAGCCGGTGTACTGTCTAACCGTTACATCACCGACCGCTTCCTGCCGGATAAGGCGATTGACCTGGTCGATGAAGCCTGCGCGATGATCCGCACGGAGATTGACTCCATGCCCGGCGAGATGGATGAGGTGACCCGCCGTCTGATGCAGATGGAGATTGAGGAGGCTGCGCTCAAAAAAGAAACTGACGACGCCAGTGCGCGCCGTCTGGAGAACCTCCAGCGGGAGCTGGCCGACCTCAAGGAGAAGCATCTGGGGATGACAGCCCGCTGGGAGAAGGAGAAATCGGCCATTCAGGGCATCCGCGACCTGAAAAAGCGGCTGGAGCAGGCCCGCAAGGATCTGGTCGATGCGCAGGAGATCTATGATCTCAACAAATCGGCTGAATTAAGCTATGGGATTATTCCTGATCTGGAGCGGCAGCTTAAGGGCGCGGAGGAAGCGGCGCAGCAGGATCAGGAGACCCGGCTGCTGCGTGAAGCCGTGACGGAGGAGGAGATCGCCGATATTGTCTCGCGCTGGACGGGAGTTCCCGTAAGCAGACTGGTGGAAGGCGAGCGGGATAAGCTGCTGCGGCTGGAGGATACGCTGCATGAGCGGGTAGTCGGGCAGGATGAGGCGGTCCGGCTGGTAGCCGATGCCGTTCTTCGGGCAAGAGCCGGCATCAAGGACCCGAACCGTCCGATCGGCTCGTTCCTGTTCCTCGGGCCGACCGGGGTCGGGAAGACGGAGCTGGCCAAAGCGCTGGCGGTATCGCTGTTCGACCGCGAGGACGGCATGATCCGTATCGATATGTCGGAGTATATGGAGAAGCATAGTGTCTCCCGCCTCGTGGGTGCTCCTCCGGGATATGTCGGCTATGAAGAAGGCGGCCAGCTGACCGAAGCGGTGCGCCGCCAGCCGTATACGGTGGTGCTGCTGGATGAGGTGGAGAAGGCGCACCCGGATGTATTCAACATTTTGCTGCAGCTGCTGGATGACGGACGGATGACCGATTCGCAGGGCCGGATGGTCGACTTCAAGAACACGATCATCATCATGACTTCCAACATCGGCTCGCCTCATCTGATTCAGGGCACGGACGACAACGGCGAGCTGACCGAAGCCGTGAAGGACCGGGTCATGAAGGAGCTGAGCGGACATTTCCGTCCGGAGTTCCTGAACCGGGTGGATGATATCGTGATGTTTAAGCCGCTGACACTGGGCGAGACCCAGAGAATTGTGGTTAAGCTGGTCGATGGCCTGCGTCTGCGTCTCTCCGAGCGGAACATCGGTCTTAAGCTGAGTGACAAGGCGGTCCGCTTCATTGCCGAGGAAGGCTTCGATTCCGTCTATGGGGCTAGACCGCTGAAGCGGTTCATTCAGCGCAGCCTGGAGACCCGGGTAGCGCGCGCGCTGATCGCCGGAGAAGCGGAAGAAGGCTCGGTAATGACGGTGGACGAAGCGGACGGCGAGCTGACCGTTGCAATAGCGAAATCAGAGTCTGCGAAGACAGTAGGATCGATGTGA
- a CDS encoding PLP-dependent aminotransferase family protein: MLLVPDLNEHSETPYYIQLYDYLAKAILSGSLRSGMRLPSIRRLAALCGISATPVELAYQQLLAEGFIASKPRSGYYILPVHQEGSTAPGGERPSPAPRPITPRDSRHYAYDFHMSHNDFSLFPHKIWRSLYQEQLANPDLLQYGDPQGEPALRASIAAHLRQFRGLRCTEKQIVVGGDQYTLCSLLCLLLKGRVNRLGIEDPGYHLLPAAFRRSGYNILPIPLEEDGLQLDKLYSSGANAVYISPSHQFPRGMTMPITKRLALLEWARSTGGYIIEDDYDGEFRYHGRPIPALQGLAEGSPVIYMCSFAQSVTPALCIHYMVLPEELLPDYHSLRSELYLEHSASRLHQIALHYFMERGHFEKHLRRMRLLYQRKHDLLLRSVRQHFGDAAVLSGTDAGFHLLLTFKPPEAEVGSRVSSRVSISTSARELAAAAEAEGIRVTPMSYTWWGKPDYDQPEFILGFGGIAEDLIDEGIRRLAVAWLG; the protein is encoded by the coding sequence ATGCTGCTTGTCCCGGATCTGAATGAACACAGCGAGACCCCTTACTACATACAGCTCTATGATTATCTGGCAAAAGCAATCCTGAGCGGCAGCCTCCGGAGCGGGATGCGCCTGCCTTCTATCCGCCGTCTGGCGGCGTTATGCGGAATCAGCGCCACTCCGGTGGAGCTTGCTTACCAGCAGCTTCTGGCAGAGGGCTTCATCGCCAGCAAGCCGCGCAGCGGCTATTACATCCTGCCCGTTCACCAGGAAGGCAGCACTGCTCCTGGCGGGGAACGGCCCAGTCCGGCCCCCCGCCCGATCACGCCCCGGGATTCACGGCACTACGCGTATGATTTCCATATGTCGCACAATGATTTCTCCCTGTTCCCGCATAAAATATGGCGCAGTCTCTACCAGGAGCAGCTGGCGAATCCAGACCTGCTCCAGTACGGCGACCCCCAAGGAGAGCCTGCCCTCCGCGCAAGCATCGCCGCCCATCTGCGGCAATTCCGCGGGCTGCGCTGCACAGAGAAGCAGATTGTAGTCGGCGGCGACCAGTATACGCTGTGTTCTTTGCTATGTCTGCTGCTGAAGGGAAGGGTTAACAGACTGGGTATCGAAGATCCGGGGTACCACCTGCTGCCAGCGGCATTCCGGCGGAGCGGATACAACATCTTGCCGATTCCGCTCGAGGAGGACGGATTGCAGCTAGACAAGCTGTACAGCAGCGGGGCAAATGCTGTGTACATCTCGCCGTCCCACCAGTTTCCCCGGGGGATGACCATGCCGATCACCAAACGCCTCGCATTGCTGGAGTGGGCCCGGTCCACAGGCGGCTATATCATCGAAGATGATTATGACGGGGAGTTCCGTTATCACGGGCGGCCGATCCCTGCGCTGCAGGGGCTTGCCGAGGGCAGCCCGGTGATCTATATGTGCAGCTTCGCCCAGTCAGTAACCCCTGCCTTATGTATTCACTATATGGTTCTGCCGGAGGAGCTGCTGCCGGATTATCACAGCCTGAGAAGCGAGCTGTACCTGGAGCATTCAGCCTCACGGCTGCATCAGATTGCGCTGCATTATTTCATGGAGCGGGGGCATTTCGAGAAGCACCTGCGCCGGATGCGCCTGCTCTATCAGCGCAAGCATGACCTGCTGCTGCGTTCGGTCAGGCAGCATTTCGGCGATGCCGCAGTACTCAGCGGAACGGATGCCGGATTCCATCTGCTGCTGACCTTTAAGCCGCCCGAAGCAGAAGTTGGCTCCAGAGTCAGCAGCAGAGTTAGCATTAGCACCAGCGCCAGGGAGCTTGCTGCCGCAGCGGAAGCCGAGGGCATTCGCGTTACCCCCATGTCCTACACCTGGTGGGGCAAGCCGGACTACGATCAGCCTGAATTCATCCTGGGCTTCGGCGGGATCGCCGAGGATCTGATCGATGAAGGCATCCGCAGATTGGCGGTGGCATGGCTGGGCTAG
- a CDS encoding GNAT family protein translates to MNGHSRLVTGDKVYLRPLNGEDAEMYYHMFYGTEVRRLTGTKKHITKEQIEQYIAHKSGDDSTVLLLIALKENDEIIGDIAIQDIDGDNRNANLRIAIGDERHQGQGYGREALLLMLDYGFGILNLHRIELEVYSYNARAAHVYESIGFVQEGVRRQTLFYNHEYHDVIMMGMLESEYRERYLK, encoded by the coding sequence ATGAACGGTCATTCAAGGCTTGTAACAGGGGATAAGGTATATTTGCGCCCGCTTAACGGGGAAGATGCCGAAATGTATTACCATATGTTCTATGGCACGGAAGTCCGCAGGCTTACAGGAACGAAAAAGCATATCACCAAGGAGCAGATTGAGCAGTATATTGCCCATAAATCCGGGGATGACAGTACGGTGCTGCTGCTGATCGCGCTGAAGGAGAACGACGAGATTATCGGCGACATCGCCATTCAGGATATCGATGGGGATAACCGGAATGCCAATCTGCGGATCGCCATCGGGGACGAGCGGCATCAGGGACAAGGATACGGGCGCGAAGCGCTGCTGCTTATGCTGGATTACGGCTTCGGCATTCTGAATCTGCACAGGATTGAGCTGGAGGTCTACAGTTATAATGCCCGTGCTGCGCATGTCTATGAGTCCATCGGTTTTGTGCAGGAGGGGGTACGGCGTCAGACGCTGTTCTATAACCATGAGTATCATGATGTGATTATGATGGGCATGCTGGAGAGTGAATACCGGGAGCGTTATTTGAAGTAG
- a CDS encoding Hsp20/alpha crystallin family protein, with product MFDLVPFGKRRDDAFGVLAKSLNEVFNDDFFAPLTSNALSFRTDIRESEGAYLIEAELPGFRKEEIDIDYSSPYLSIKAVRTEESNEENKEHQMVRRERRVGEYVRRFYVQDIAEEDIRASLKDGVLSLEVPKRQKSQGKRIEIQDGGDA from the coding sequence ATGTTTGATTTGGTTCCTTTTGGTAAACGTAGAGATGATGCTTTTGGTGTGCTGGCGAAGTCGCTGAACGAAGTGTTTAATGATGATTTTTTCGCACCGCTGACAAGTAACGCGCTGTCTTTCCGGACCGACATCCGGGAGAGTGAAGGAGCATATCTGATCGAGGCCGAGCTTCCGGGCTTCCGCAAAGAAGAAATCGACATTGATTATTCCAGCCCTTACCTCTCGATCAAGGCGGTTCGCACAGAAGAGAGCAATGAGGAGAATAAGGAGCATCAGATGGTGCGCCGCGAACGGCGGGTTGGCGAATATGTACGCCGGTTCTACGTCCAGGATATTGCAGAGGAAGACATCCGTGCTTCTCTGAAGGACGGTGTGCTGAGCCTGGAGGTGCCGAAACGGCAGAAGTCCCAGGGCAAACGGATCGAAATTCAGGACGGCGGCGATGCTTAA
- a CDS encoding DNA-3-methyladenine glycosylase 2: MNDLLFELPLPADFDLGACLEYMNRSPLECLFRTDEAGVSRMFRIEGGPLLVRLSVSEDHKLCVTLLHGAIPGALEQEALARYIVEWFDLDRDLAPFYMLAAADPLLGPLASEHRGLRIIGIPDLFEALCWAILGQQVNLAFAYRLKQRLTAEYGEALEWEGQTYYRFPAPQVFAQVQLEELCALQLTRSKAQTILTVAGLIAAGELSREELLALPSPAAAEQRLLQIRGIGPWTSQYVRMRCLRDASSYPVGDVGLQNVIKHLTGMDRKPTPAELLELARPWQGWEAYATFYLWRALY, translated from the coding sequence ATGAACGATTTGCTTTTTGAGCTGCCGCTGCCGGCAGACTTTGACCTGGGGGCCTGTCTGGAGTACATGAACCGCTCGCCGCTGGAATGCCTGTTCCGCACGGATGAAGCAGGCGTCAGCCGGATGTTCAGGATAGAGGGCGGCCCGCTTCTGGTGAGGCTCAGTGTGTCCGAGGATCACAAGCTGTGTGTAACCCTGCTGCATGGGGCGATTCCTGGTGCACTGGAGCAGGAGGCGTTGGCCCGCTACATTGTGGAGTGGTTTGATCTGGACCGGGACCTTGCCCCGTTCTACATGCTGGCGGCAGCGGACCCGCTGCTCGGGCCGCTGGCAAGTGAGCACCGGGGGCTGCGGATCATCGGCATCCCGGATCTGTTCGAGGCGTTATGCTGGGCGATTCTGGGGCAGCAGGTGAATCTGGCTTTTGCCTACAGGCTGAAGCAGCGGCTGACCGCTGAATACGGGGAAGCGCTGGAATGGGAGGGGCAGACCTACTACCGGTTCCCCGCACCGCAGGTGTTCGCGCAGGTGCAGCTAGAGGAATTATGCGCTTTGCAGTTAACCCGCAGTAAGGCGCAGACGATTCTTACGGTCGCCGGGCTGATCGCAGCCGGGGAGCTGAGCCGGGAGGAGCTGCTGGCGCTTCCGTCCCCGGCTGCCGCCGAGCAGCGGCTGCTGCAGATCCGCGGGATCGGCCCGTGGACCTCGCAATATGTCCGTATGCGCTGCCTGCGCGATGCATCCTCTTATCCGGTCGGCGATGTTGGCCTGCAGAACGTGATCAAGCATCTGACCGGCATGGACCGCAAGCCGACACCGGCGGAGCTGCTGGAGCTGGCCCGGCCGTGGCAGGGTTGGGAAGCATACGCCACCTTTTACTTGTGGCGGGCGTTATATTAG
- a CDS encoding DnaJ C-terminal domain-containing protein: MAANYYEHLGVDQKASKQEIKKAYQKLAKKWHPDVNKAPEAEEKFKEAAEAYEVLGDEAKRKIYDEELRYGAAAGSRGQRSHGSASSASWESPFGAGWSSGAASSGGIPEEDLFGMFFGSRGAADRAGFFSGGSGARPGGSPWGDEFSTMQAQLEITLEQAYKGGNISVQAAGKDLNVQIPARSAEGTVIRVPGGGSGAGQGSDLLISLHLLPHEIYDPDGGDLLGTVEIAPWQAVLGGEAKVALPDGSSVKLKIPAGIASGGSLRLSGKGLRRPDGTNGDILFRMEMVIPAGTTEAEKKLYRQLAESGSFQAGAKRRTSGGAQRRRAATR; the protein is encoded by the coding sequence GTGGCGGCAAATTACTATGAGCATCTTGGGGTAGATCAGAAGGCCTCGAAGCAGGAGATCAAGAAGGCCTATCAGAAGCTGGCCAAAAAATGGCATCCCGATGTCAACAAGGCCCCGGAGGCAGAGGAGAAATTCAAGGAAGCAGCCGAGGCATATGAGGTGCTGGGCGATGAAGCGAAGCGCAAAATCTATGATGAGGAGCTCCGCTATGGAGCCGCAGCAGGCTCACGGGGTCAGCGCAGCCATGGATCAGCCTCCTCTGCGTCATGGGAATCGCCGTTTGGCGCGGGCTGGAGCAGCGGAGCCGCCTCTTCCGGTGGTATACCCGAAGAGGATCTGTTCGGGATGTTCTTCGGCAGCCGGGGCGCGGCTGACCGCGCCGGCTTCTTCTCGGGCGGCAGTGGCGCCCGTCCAGGCGGAAGCCCGTGGGGGGATGAGTTCAGTACGATGCAGGCCCAGCTTGAGATTACGCTGGAGCAGGCCTACAAAGGCGGTAATATCAGCGTTCAGGCGGCAGGCAAGGACCTGAATGTACAGATTCCTGCACGCTCGGCGGAAGGGACCGTCATTCGGGTACCCGGCGGTGGAAGCGGAGCCGGGCAGGGCAGCGATCTGCTAATCTCGCTGCATCTCCTGCCGCACGAGATCTATGATCCGGACGGCGGGGATCTGCTCGGCACGGTTGAGATCGCCCCCTGGCAGGCTGTGCTTGGCGGGGAAGCCAAGGTGGCGCTCCCGGACGGCAGCAGCGTGAAGCTGAAGATCCCTGCCGGTATAGCCAGCGGCGGATCGCTGCGCCTCTCCGGCAAGGGGCTGAGACGTCCGGACGGAACGAATGGTGACATCCTGTTCCGGATGGAGATGGTCATTCCGGCCGGAACGACCGAGGCAGAGAAGAAGCTGTACCGCCAGCTGGCGGAGTCCGGGAGCTTTCAGGCGGGTGCGAAACGGCGCACCTCCGGCGGAGCGCAGCGGCGCAGAGCCGCAACACGGTAA
- a CDS encoding Ada metal-binding domain-containing protein, which translates to MDPQLFEHIYETVVRREPTYDGIYYTAVLTTHIVCRPSCRARTPKATNVIFYGSLQEAISSGFRPCKRCRPEEGGTLRPDAVLAAQADAIMDGRFGSKLTLQSMAAELKVSPFHLQRTYKRVAGLSPAARLDTLRTDEACRLLTQTAAGMAEVGGAVGFRTPSHFAAWFVKKTGLSPTEYRSKHNEGGNQHEPKPE; encoded by the coding sequence ATGGACCCGCAATTGTTCGAGCATATCTATGAAACGGTAGTGCGGCGCGAGCCGACCTATGACGGGATCTACTATACGGCGGTGCTGACGACCCATATTGTATGCCGTCCATCCTGCCGGGCGAGAACACCGAAGGCAACGAATGTTATATTCTATGGCTCCTTGCAGGAGGCTATTTCGTCAGGCTTTCGTCCCTGCAAAAGATGCCGCCCCGAGGAAGGCGGCACCCTCCGGCCGGACGCGGTCCTGGCGGCGCAGGCAGATGCCATTATGGACGGGCGGTTCGGCAGCAAGCTGACCCTCCAGTCGATGGCCGCAGAGCTGAAGGTCAGCCCGTTCCACCTGCAGCGCACCTATAAGCGGGTTGCCGGCCTGTCACCTGCTGCCAGACTGGACACGCTGCGCACGGATGAAGCCTGCAGGCTGCTGACGCAGACTGCGGCGGGAATGGCTGAAGTTGGCGGGGCTGTGGGGTTCCGTACGCCCTCTCATTTTGCCGCCTGGTTCGTGAAGAAGACGGGGCTGTCCCCTACAGAGTACCGCAGCAAGCATAACGAAGGAGGAAACCAACATGAACCCAAGCCGGAATAA
- a CDS encoding VOC family protein produces MKLQMNPYILVDGSAEEAIAFYQEALGAVVLFKQTMGEGPQNPDAPMTEQEKAQIAHAVLLAGETKFFVADYEPGMPRSRGNSINVCLSVETEVEAQQLFNSLKAGGTVDIELAPTYYSPAYGMVTDKFGVCFQIFMMKGR; encoded by the coding sequence ATGAAGCTGCAAATGAACCCTTATATTCTGGTGGATGGATCTGCTGAGGAGGCGATAGCCTTTTATCAGGAGGCGCTTGGCGCTGTGGTGCTGTTCAAGCAAACAATGGGCGAAGGCCCGCAGAATCCGGACGCCCCCATGACGGAGCAGGAGAAGGCGCAGATTGCCCATGCCGTGTTACTGGCGGGAGAGACGAAGTTTTTTGTGGCGGATTATGAGCCGGGTATGCCGCGCAGCCGGGGCAACAGCATCAATGTGTGTCTCTCGGTGGAAACCGAGGTTGAAGCACAGCAGCTATTCAACTCACTGAAGGCAGGCGGCACCGTCGATATCGAGCTGGCCCCTACCTATTACAGTCCCGCATACGGCATGGTGACTGATAAGTTCGGCGTATGCTTCCAGATCTTCATGATGAAGGGGCGGTGA
- a CDS encoding methylated-DNA--[protein]-cysteine S-methyltransferase gives MNPSRNNSRSTNTITIYHHTLNPGNGEWTLWASDKGLIRLSFPQDEGQLPATWLKMYAPAHELIEDAGRFEQLGVITLLERYFAGEPVDFSSVELDLWGTPFQQEVWRGLLTIPHGETASYKQLAERIGRPLAVRAVGAANGQNPVPVIVPCHRVIGANGTLTGFRGGLQMKQELLQLEGILNVKAAGHERFAF, from the coding sequence ATGAACCCAAGCCGGAATAACAGCCGGAGTACAAATACTATTACGATTTATCATCATACCCTGAATCCCGGAAACGGAGAGTGGACCCTGTGGGCCAGCGATAAAGGACTGATCCGCTTATCCTTCCCGCAGGACGAAGGGCAATTACCTGCCACATGGTTGAAAATGTATGCGCCTGCCCATGAGCTCATAGAGGATGCCGGTAGATTTGAGCAGCTTGGAGTGATAACGCTACTGGAGCGTTATTTTGCCGGAGAGCCGGTAGATTTCAGCAGTGTGGAGCTGGATCTGTGGGGCACTCCGTTTCAGCAGGAGGTGTGGCGGGGGCTGCTTACCATCCCGCATGGGGAGACGGCCAGCTACAAGCAATTAGCTGAGCGGATCGGCAGACCGTTGGCAGTTCGTGCTGTCGGTGCAGCCAACGGGCAGAACCCGGTGCCGGTTATTGTACCCTGCCACCGGGTGATTGGCGCGAACGGTACCTTAACCGGCTTCCGGGGCGGACTCCAGATGAAGCAGGAATTACTCCAGCTGGAGGGGATTCTGAATGTAAAGGCGGCTGGTCATGAACGATTTGCTTTTTGA